Below is a window of Nitrospira sp. DNA.
CTGGCTGTGGCTATCGATCTCGCCGAAGTCTGACACCCACAAACCGCCCGCGCCGTTGACGAAGTACGGCAAACCATCCACAAATAGACGCTCATAGACATGAAAGAATCCAGAGAGTACAGCATCTACTCCCCAGGCTTTAAACGGCCAACGCATATATTTGACATCCTCTACTCTATGAGAGGTATAGGGCGCATGATGGGCCAGAACGAGGTTCCATGGCTGTCGTGATTCCTGAAGTTGTTGCTCAAGCCATCGACCCTGAATCGAGTCAGGACTTACACCATCCGGCTCACGTTCATCTGTATCAAGCATGAAAAGATGGACCGGCCCACGGATAAGATCGTAATACCGCTCATTACCAGGAAGAGCAAAATACTCGATGTACGGCCGCAGAGAATCGCCGTCCCAGTCTCGATGCCCAGGGATCGGGAAAAAGCGATTAGTCGATGCTCCTCTGCCGAAGTTCCCCTCGTATGGGGAAATATACTCGTGAAAGAATTGCCCGATGTTTTGGTCGATAGTGTCGGCAGATCCGTCAGGGTAGTTATTGTCTCCTAAGGTGACAATGAAGTCCGGCTTCCAACTGTCGACCACCAATGCCACATCTCGTTCATGGTGGCTACCCGACCCATAATCTCCAATTGCTGCAAAGCGTATGGTTCCAGTATCGGGTGGCTGAGCTTGTGGAAGCGCAACCCACCGGACTACCCCTGCAATCGCGTATCGGAAATGCCAACCTCCAAGACAAATTATGAGTCCGCAAATCAATAGGCTAATCCAGACCTTCAGACGAATGGTTTTTAGCATGCAACGTTTCCTTCTAAGGAGGCAGCTTCCCTATAGAGTTTGTCATTCACAGACAGGATACAGGCAATGAGCCAGTCCAGAGGAAACAGAAACGCAAAGTGTCCGCTATTCCTGCATGAGATGGATCGTGGGCAAGTAATCTAACGTAGATAGCACGTTCCGGTATATGCAGAACCTTCACAGCCATCAGTTGTGAACTCGCATAGATGACTCAAATGGGACAGCTTGCGGCTTATCACAAATTGTCGTTGCAAGGCGGTTTGCTAACTCCCTGCCGTAAACGGCGTTACCTAAAGGATTCCAATGCCATCCGTCCACAGACACAACTTTACCAAGTTGGCTTTCACTTAGAACCGCATCTGAAGGAGCAGAAATTGGTATGAAGCCCGCCTCCTTACCTAGTTCAACCCAGAGTTTATTCGGTCCTTCGGTTGTCGAATTACAGTTAGTGATGAAAGACGGTATGCCGACAAAGACCTTACGAATCAGAGAGAGTAACTCCTTTGTAATTTCAATGGATTCTTGTTCGTAAAGCGCGAGAACCTTCGTTGGCAGCGAGGCTCCGTATCCTTCATAAATCTTATACTCGATTCCCTGAATTGCCGTGTCAAGTCGACCCAAGACTCGAGAATACCCAAAGATCGACGATCTATAAAACCAAGC
It encodes the following:
- a CDS encoding metallophosphoesterase; amino-acid sequence: MLKTIRLKVWISLLICGLIICLGGWHFRYAIAGVVRWVALPQAQPPDTGTIRFAAIGDYGSGSHHERDVALVVDSWKPDFIVTLGDNNYPDGSADTIDQNIGQFFHEYISPYEGNFGRGASTNRFFPIPGHRDWDGDSLRPYIEYFALPGNERYYDLIRGPVHLFMLDTDEREPDGVSPDSIQGRWLEQQLQESRQPWNLVLAHHAPYTSHRVEDVKYMRWPFKAWGVDAVLSGFFHVYERLFVDGLPYFVNGAGGLWVSDFGEIDSHSQFRYRDDFGVMVVDASDARIIFRFVNRQGEIIDRYELDNHRNGVGDQK